The bacterium HR17 genome includes the window AAAGCCCTTTGACCGCGCCCGTGCCGGAAAAAACACGCGACGGGTCAAAGGGCTCCCTTGCCCAGAAAGCGCCAGCGCCTTTGCTGGCAGCGTTTGAAAGTATGTCCCATCAAACGGGCGCCGTCAATACCTGCTGACGCCCGCAAAATTTTGCTGACGACACAACTTTGGCACGGGGTGATTGGCGATGGCAGAGCGCTTGCGAATTGGCTTTGTCGGCAGCGGGTTTGTCGCCCGCTTCCACGCCCAAGCGTTTGCTGGCGTCCGCGATGCGGACATCACCGCCATCTGCAGTCGTAATGAAAAGACGGCGGGCGAACTTGTCGCGCTGTGTCGGGAATTGGGCGTCGGAGCGCCAAAAGTTTATCGCGATGTCCGCGAGATGGTGCGCGACCCCGAAGTGGATGCGGTTTGGCTGCTGGCGCCCAACCATGTCCGCGTGGAGTTGGTGGAAGCGATTGCGGACGAAGTGAAGAGTGGACGGGCGCAACTACAAGGGCTCGCCGTTGAAAAACCCATGGCGCGCAACCTTGCCGAAGCCCGGCGCATCGTGGAAGTCGTCACCGATGCGGGCATCCCGCACGGCTACTTGGAAAACCAACTGTTTGCCCCTGCTGTGACAAAGGGCAAAGACATCTTGTGGCGACGGGGCGCTGCCATTGCGGGTGAACCTTACCTGGCGCGGTGTGCCGAAGAGCACAGCGGCCCGCATCGGGCGTGGTTTTGGCGGGGTGACTTACAAGGCGGGGGTGTCCTCAACGATATGCTCTGCCACAGCGTCGCTGCGGGTTGGTTTTTGCTGACGCCGCCTGACCGACGCTTGGATGCGCTGACACCTAAAGCCGTGACAGCCCAAATCGCCTCTCTCAAATGGACACGCCCGGCATACGCCCAACGGTTGCGCCAAATGTGGGCGAACGAAATGGAAGTGGACTACACCAAGCACCCCGCTGAAGACTACGCTGCCGCGCGCATCGTGTTTGAGACACCCGACGGCAACTTGGTGTTGGTGGAGGCGACGACTTCGTGGAGTTTCGTCGGGGCAGGGTTGCGGTTGACCTTTGAAGTGCTCGGTCCCGAATACTCCCTGCAAATCAACACTTTGGCGGGCGAAGGGCAAATCTTTTTCAGCCGCCATGTAACAGGACCAACAGGCGAAGACTTGGTGGAAAAGCAAAACGCTGAGCAGGGATTGATGCCTTACATCGCCGATGAAGCCCACACCTACGGTTACATCGCCGAGAACCGCCACATGGTGCGCTGCTTTCTGCAGGGCGAACGCCCCTTCAGCACGCTGGA containing:
- the xdh gene encoding D-xylose dehydrogenase; protein product: MAERLRIGFVGSGFVARFHAQAFAGVRDADITAICSRNEKTAGELVALCRELGVGAPKVYRDVREMVRDPEVDAVWLLAPNHVRVELVEAIADEVKSGRAQLQGLAVEKPMARNLAEARRIVEVVTDAGIPHGYLENQLFAPAVTKGKDILWRRGAAIAGEPYLARCAEEHSGPHRAWFWRGDLQGGGVLNDMLCHSVAAGWFLLTPPDRRLDALTPKAVTAQIASLKWTRPAYAQRLRQMWANEMEVDYTKHPAEDYAAARIVFETPDGNLVLVEATTSWSFVGAGLRLTFEVLGPEYSLQINTLAGEGQIFFSRHVTGPTGEDLVEKQNAEQGLMPYIADEAHTYGYIAENRHMVRCFLQGERPFSTLDEGMRVTELLMAAYRSAEEGRTIALPAPDLVTFVPAVAQGTWNPRAVGI